From one Lolium rigidum isolate FL_2022 chromosome 4, APGP_CSIRO_Lrig_0.1, whole genome shotgun sequence genomic stretch:
- the LOC124707549 gene encoding BTB/POZ and MATH domain-containing protein 1-like has protein sequence MAEPTTIVGCSVFQFRVDYEQNNKLPIREAVHSDVVSVGGHLWRVECFPRGYDEADNGEYVSIFFSRTSRSRSVRAIVEAFMIGRDGEPSTSYGRRICETFAIDGDEGPQDSWGWTRFQKVTDVEKKFLIERHVTFVCTIVVMDDSPIPVPPSDIGIHLGRLLDHTDGTDVSFIVDNETFPAHRAVLAARSPVFRAELFGSMAEATMSSITLHDITPATFKVILQFIYTDELPAKDDLEDSSIEMIQNLLAAADCYALDRLKFICAQKLWDKVSVDTVATILACAETYNCHELKNKCIEFFVLEENFKQAVFTDGYVALVIKFPLVAAELKKRVRA, from the coding sequence ATGGCGGAGCCGACCACTATTGTAGGCTGTTCTGTCTTCCAATTCAGAGTAGACTACGAGCAAAACAACAAGCTTCCCATCAGGGAGGCTGTCCACTCCGACGTAGTCTCTGTCGGGGGACACCTCTGGAGGGTCGAGTGCTTCCCGCGTGGTTATGATGAGGCCGACAATGGCGAGTATGTTTCTATCTTCTTCAGCCGCACGAGCCGATCTAGAAGCGTCAGGGCCATTGTCGAGGCCTTCATGATTGGTAGGGACGGCGAACCATCTACATCTTACGGGCGACGCATATGTGAAACATTTGCAATCGACGGAGATGAAGGGCCCCAGGACTCCTGGGGATGGACTCGGTTCCAGAAGGTTACCGATGTGGAGAAAAAATTTCTAATAGAGAGGCACGTCACATTTGTATGCACCATTGTAGTCATGGATGACAGTCCTATTCCAGTCCCTCCTTCAGACATTGGGATCCATCTTGGCCGCCTGCTCGATCACACTGACGGGACAGATGTGTCATTCATCGTTGATAACGAGACATTCCCTGCTCACCGAGCGGTTCTTGCTGCCCGATCACCGGTCTTCAGAGCAGAGCTCTTCGGTTCCATGGCCGAGGCTACCATGTCGTCCATCACACTGCACGACATCACACCTGCAACATTCAAAGTTATACTTCAGTTTATATACACGGATGAATTGCCTGCAAAAGATGACCTTGAGGACTCTTCCATTGAGATGATTCAGAATCTACTCGCTGCAGCTGATTGTTATGCACTTGACCGATTGAAGTTTATCTGTGCCCAAAAGTTATGGGATAAAGTGTCAGTAGATACAGTTGCAACTATCTTAGCTTGTGCAGAAACGTACAACTGCCACGAGTTGAAGAACAAGTGCATTGAGTTCTTTGTGCTGGAGGAAAATTTCAAGCAGGCTGTATTCACTGATGGTTATGTAGCATTGGTTATAAAATTTCCATTGGTTGCCGCTGAGCTCAAAAAGAGGGTTAGGGCATAA